ATTTTCCGCTATGGTTTTGGGTTGTTCAGGTGATTTTAACCGCTCTGAATTTTACTGTTGATTGGCTGTCCAGTGTGCTTGGAATCAAACGGGCAGGCGGCTCAAAATGGGCTGTTTGGGGATCCATAATCGGTACCCTCGTAGGCCCCCTTGTAGCAGGCCCGTTTGGAATTTTGATTGGACCTGTAGCAGGGGCGATGATTGGCCAACTTGTCGCTGCCAGAAAAGCAAGGGAAATTACCCGAGTTGGAATTGCCGTTTTCCTGGGATTCATAATTGGAACTTTTACTAAATTAATGATCATAATGATTCAAATGATCGTTTTCGCTGTTAAATTCTGATGATTTGGCACGTTACATCTGAGGTAAACGCAATGTTAAACCAACCGGGAGTTGAGTGTTCTGTAACCCGTTATGTTTTCGAATTTGAAACACAACTTCCTGAACATCTTGATCGGGATAATAAGTTTTTGCAATCGACCAAAGCGTGTCGCCCGGTTGCACAACCACCACCGAATCGAACTGGCTCCCATAAGCCTGCTTGTCCCAGACAAGATTTAAGCCAATGGCAGCAAACAAAACTACACAAGACGTTATAAACAACATCATGACATTCTTGCTGAATCGATTTGTTTTCACTTCTCCACTCTGCGATTGTTCCCTGCGCCATGCGGAATAATTATAAGTTGCAAACATTTCCGACTCTCCTTTACGAACGTTTGTTCCTGTTTGAATCATAATACGAACTAATGTTCCTGTCAAGACAAAAATCGAACTAATGTTTGTATTTTTTACCAGCTTATGATATACTTCTTTTAGGAATAGTCTATGATTCGATTTGATTTCTAGTACACATAAGGAGAGTTTTCGAAATGAAAATATCCAAACGCCAAAAACAAATCCTGGAATTCATTAAGGGGGAAGTCAAGAAGAAAGGGTACCCCCCTTCTGTTCGGGAAATCGGCGATGCGGTCGGACTGGCTTCCAGTTCAACGGTACATGGGCATTTGGCAAGATTGGAACAGAAAGGTTTAATCCGCAGAGACCCGGTCAAGCCGCGAGCGATTGAAATTCTGGATTCCGAAACGGTTGAAACAGCTGGTTCCCCGCAAGCAAATGTTGTTCCTATTAACACCAATACAGTGATGGCGCCTATTATCGGCAAAGTGACCGCCGGCAGCCCGATTACCGCTATTGAGAATGTGGAAGATTACTTTCCGCTGCCTGCTTCATTTGTTGGAGATGCTGATGTGTATGTGTTAAGAATTGACGGAGAATCGATGATTGAAGCAGGTATTCATGACGGAGATCTTGTCATTGTCCGCAAGCAACAAACAGCAAGAAATGGTGAAATTATCGTGGCGATGACGGAGGATGACGAAGCAACCGTAAAACGTTTCTTTAAGGAAGCAGATCATATACGACTGCAGCCTGAAAATTCCTCTATGCAGCCGCTTCTGTATAAGCATGTAACCATTCTCGGAAAAGTGATTGGCGTTTTCCGATATGTATTTTAAGTCAAAAGCCACTCCATTGCAGGAGTGGCTTTTCTCATAGTCAAATCGCTTTTCTACAACTTATTAATAAGTCTGCTTATTAATAAGTCGTCAAATATTGATCCCGTTCCCAATCATGTACAGTTGTTCGGAACATATCCCATTCGATTAATTTTGCTTCCACAAAATGCGTAACCGTGTGTTCCCCCAAGGCCGAACGAATCACTTCATCAGCCAGCAATTCATCTAGGGCTTCCTTGAGAGATGCGGGCAGCGAACGAATGCCGACCTTTTCCCTTTCTGCTTCATTCATAATGTAAATGTTGCGATTCACCGGTTCCGATAATGGAAGATTATTCTTAATTCCATCCAGTCCCGCTTTTAACATGACCGCAAGTGCCAGATACGGATTGCAGGCTGGGTCAGGGTTACGCAATTCGATTCGGGTTGACAATCCCCGAGATGCAGGAATTCGAACCAGCGGAGAACGGTTTTTGGCTGACCAGGCAACATAACAAGGCGCTTCATAGCCAGGCACCAACCGTTTGTATGAGTTTACTGTCGGATTGGTGATAGCTGCAAATCCACGAGCATGAGCCAGGATGCCTGCCAAATAGTTTTTTTGCCACTTTCGACAGACCCAGTTCATCGCTCTCATCATAAAACGCATTCTCTTTTCCCTTGAACAACGATTGATGACAGTGCATGCCGGAGCCGTTAATACCAAAAATAGGCTTCGGCATAAATGTCGCATGCAGTCCATATTTACGAGCGATTGTCTTCACGACAAGTTTGAACGTCATAATATTGTCTGCTGCTGTAACGGCATCCGCATATTTAAAATCGATTTCGTGCTGCCCGATTGCCACTTCATGGTGCGACGCTTCGATTTCAAATCCCATTGCTTCGAGTGTCAATACAATTTCCCGACGGCAGTTTTCTCCCAAATCGAGAGGAGCCAAATCAAAATAACCGCCCTTATCGTTCACTTCCATTAAGGGTTCGCCTTGCTCATCCAGCTTGAACAAGAAAAACTCCGGTTCAGGACCCACGTTCATTGAGGTAAATCCCATTTCTTTCGCCTCTGCCAACACTTTTTTCAGAGTACCCCGGGGATCTCCTTCAAACGGTGTGCCATCTGGCATATAAATGTCGCAAATCAGACGCGCTACTTTCCCGTGCTCCGTCTCCCATGGAAAAATCAACCATGTGCCAAGATCGGGATACAAATACATATCCGATTCTTCAATTCGGACAAAACCTTCAATAGATGAACCATCAAACATCATTTTGTTGTCAAGCACTTTCTCCAATTGAGAAACTGGCACTTCGACATTCTTAATAACGCCCAGCAAATCGGTGAATTGCAAACGTATGTAACGAACGTTTTCCTCCTTCGCCATACGGATAATGTCAGCTTGAGTGTACTGGCGACTCATTGCCAAATCCCCCTTCAGTTAATTTTTTATGTACTCGCGGCACCTGGATGCCGCGTATTACATTTACAGTATAAATGTTGTTTAGGAAATATTCAGTGGAAAAATCTAGATAACTCTCCCCGGATTAAGGAACTGGACATACCATGCCTGCCTAACATTAATTCCTGTTTTAACAGATCGTGCAGTTCCTGGTCCGTTAGCTCCTTAACTTTTTGTGCTTCCTGTTTCGCTTCTTCGGTTACGGGCAACTCGGAAAATTTCTCTGTTTCACCCAACATTTTCTTGACACCGGCCATGTTGATCCCCTGGTCGATCAATTTTTTAATCTCCAATAGACGTTCTACGTCGTTAAAGGAAAACAACCGTTGGTTCCCTTCCGTCCGTGTCGGTTTTATCAATTCGTGCTGTTCATAATAGCGGATTTGGCGCGGGGTCAATTCGGTCAGCTTTTGAACAATCCCAATCGGAAAAAGAGCCAAATTGCGGCGCAGTTCATCGCTCATCTGATACCCCTCCTCTACCCTATTGATAATTTTATTATATTCGCAACAAGAAAAAGTTGTCAAATTATGTGAAAGTAGATTACACAAAAAAATTCCCTGACATTTGGAGTCAGGGAATCGACGTTTTTATTAGTTATACCGTTTTACTTCCCAAGGATGCACTTCCAAACGGTACTCATCCCATTCTTCTCTTTTTGTTGAAACATAGGCGTCATACAGGTGTCTTCCCAATGCACTCTTGAGAACTTCATCCTGTTCCAAACAGTTGAGCGCCTCATTCAGATCGGCCGGCAGTGCGTCAATTCCTTTTTCCGCACGAATGCTGTCTGACATATGATAGATATTTTCTTTCGTTTCAGCTACAAGCGGAAGTTTGTTTTCGATACCATCCAAACCGGATACAAGCATGAGTGCCAGAGCGAGGTACGGATTTGTCGTCGGATCCGGGCAACGAACTTCGATTCGGGTTGCCGCCTTTCTTGCAGCCGGAATCCGAATCAACGCCGAACGGTTCGAACAAGACCAAGCGATATAGCAAGGCGCTTCATAACCGGGTACGAGACGCTTATAAGAGTTGACCGTCGGATTGGTTACAGCAGCAAACGCTCTTGCGTGCTTGAGAATACCTGCAATATAATGACGAGCATCACTGGAAAGGCCCAATTCATCATTTGCATCGTAGAACGCATTTCCGCTTGCAGTGAACAACGATTGATTCACGTGCATTCCGGAACCGTTAATACGGGCAACCGGCTTCGCCATAAAGGATGCATAAAAACCGTGTTTGGCTGCCACTTCTTTTACAACCCATTTAAAAGTTACAATTCGGTCAGCTGTTACGAGTGCGTCGCCATATTTAAAATCGACTTCATGCTGTCCAATCGCCACTTCGTGGTGAAGCGCCTCTACTTCGTATCCCATTGCGTTCAACGTACGCGTGATGTCTTGGCGAGCTTTTTGACCTCGGTCTTTGGCGCTGACATCAAAATACCCAATTTCATCATGCGGGGTAAAAACCGGATTGCCGTTTTCATCTAACGGGAACAAGAAAAATTCCGGTTCGGGACCTACATTTAAACCGCTGTATCCAAGCGCCTCTGCTTTCTCCAGAGCACGCTTTAAGCAGGAACGAGGATCTCCTTCAAACGGTTTGTGATCTCCTGTGTAAACGTCACAAATGAAACGAGCTTCTTTACCTTCGCTCCAGGGCAGTACTGCAAACGTAGAAATGTCAGGCTTCAAATACATATCGGAGTTTTCGATCGAAGTAAAACCTGTAATGGAAGATCCATCGAACATGACTTCGCCTTCCAAAACCTTCTCCAATTGGCTGATCGGAAGTTCCAAATGCTTCAGGTTACCTATTACGTCGACAAATTGGAGAATAATAAATTCAACACCGTTTTCAGCTACCAGCTTTTTGATTGTTGATTGGTCCATAAATCCCGGTTCCTCCCCATTGCTCTATCTAAGTAAGTGTAAACTGTTTTTATTATATTTAACGGTATTATTGTTGTCAACGAATGTGAGAGAAGTTTACACTTAAAATTTCAAATTAACTTTTGCAAACGTAAGTTTTGTAATACATTCAGAACGGCGAGCTGTACATGCTCGAACGTAAGTCCCCCTTGCATAAAAGCGATATAAGGTTCTCGAATTGGCCCGTCAGCCGACAATTCGATGGATGAACCTTGTATAAAAGCTCCAGCCGCCATAATCACCTGGTCCTGATAGCCAGGCATATCCCAAGGTTCCGGTTTCA
The sequence above is a segment of the Effusibacillus dendaii genome. Coding sequences within it:
- a CDS encoding LysM peptidoglycan-binding domain-containing protein; this translates as MFATYNYSAWRREQSQSGEVKTNRFSKNVMMLFITSCVVLFAAIGLNLVWDKQAYGSQFDSVVVVQPGDTLWSIAKTYYPDQDVQEVVFQIRKHNGLQNTQLPVGLTLRLPQM
- the glnA gene encoding type I glutamate--ammonia ligase — encoded protein: MDQSTIKKLVAENGVEFIILQFVDVIGNLKHLELPISQLEKVLEGEVMFDGSSITGFTSIENSDMYLKPDISTFAVLPWSEGKEARFICDVYTGDHKPFEGDPRSCLKRALEKAEALGYSGLNVGPEPEFFLFPLDENGNPVFTPHDEIGYFDVSAKDRGQKARQDITRTLNAMGYEVEALHHEVAIGQHEVDFKYGDALVTADRIVTFKWVVKEVAAKHGFYASFMAKPVARINGSGMHVNQSLFTASGNAFYDANDELGLSSDARHYIAGILKHARAFAAVTNPTVNSYKRLVPGYEAPCYIAWSCSNRSALIRIPAARKAATRIEVRCPDPTTNPYLALALMLVSGLDGIENKLPLVAETKENIYHMSDSIRAEKGIDALPADLNEALNCLEQDEVLKSALGRHLYDAYVSTKREEWDEYRLEVHPWEVKRYN
- a CDS encoding MerR family transcriptional regulator — translated: MSDELRRNLALFPIGIVQKLTELTPRQIRYYEQHELIKPTRTEGNQRLFSFNDVERLLEIKKLIDQGINMAGVKKMLGETEKFSELPVTEEAKQEAQKVKELTDQELHDLLKQELMLGRHGMSSSLIRGELSRFFH
- the lexA gene encoding transcriptional repressor LexA is translated as MKISKRQKQILEFIKGEVKKKGYPPSVREIGDAVGLASSSTVHGHLARLEQKGLIRRDPVKPRAIEILDSETVETAGSPQANVVPINTNTVMAPIIGKVTAGSPITAIENVEDYFPLPASFVGDADVYVLRIDGESMIEAGIHDGDLVIVRKQQTARNGEIIVAMTEDDEATVKRFFKEADHIRLQPENSSMQPLLYKHVTILGKVIGVFRYVF
- a CDS encoding DUF456 domain-containing protein; the protein is MGLAIAIIFFLAGVLFTIYPILPGALFVLAGMVIYGLMEGWSHFPLWFWVVQVILTALNFTVDWLSSVLGIKRAGGSKWAVWGSIIGTLVGPLVAGPFGILIGPVAGAMIGQLVAARKAREITRVGIAVFLGFIIGTFTKLMIIMIQMIVFAVKF